Within the Marixanthomonas sp. SCSIO 43207 genome, the region TACCAATGATGTCTATATTGTAAAATACAGTTGCTTTTTTATGGGAAAGAAAATGATTCAGTTTTTCAATAAATGATCCAGAAAGAAAAGCAAAGTTGAAATATATTGGTGTTTCTTTAAAAGGAAAATCTGTAAAGAGTTTTTCAACTTCAAACTCATCTTTTGCAGAAAAATAGATAGCTTCTGCTCCTCGTTTAATGCTGTCAAGCGCTAATTTGTTTGCTACGCTCTCGTCATCAATAAATATGTGTTGTGCAATATTCCACGTAGTGGGTTGCCCAGGAATAGCTTTAAATGGTTCTTCAAAGTCATCTGGGTGGTAAAAGGGTTTTACGTGAATGCCTTCCCGACTTTGCCAAACGAGCGTTTCATTATAATCGGCTCCTTTTAAGTCTACTTGTATTTTTTGTTTCCACTGCTTTGCAGAAACAGAATCAAATTCTTTAAATAAATCACTCATCGTCTTCCTTGTTTTTAAGGCTGTCTTCGTGTTCTATGATATATATATCTTCGTTCTCTTTCTTAAGATAGTATTTTTCTCGAGCAAATCGTTCTACTTCATCACTATCTTTCATTTTTTCGATAAATGCTTTGTCTTTTTCTATTTCAGATTTATAAAATTCGGCATTTTCTTGAAGACCTTTAATGTCATCATCCAGTTCTTGATGTATAAACCAAGAGTTAGTATCAAAAAAAATCATCCAAACTAGAAAAACCAAAACTATGAGCATGTATTTATTGCTCATTATTTTGAACCATTTTTTCTGTTTGATTTCTGAAAGTTTCACGATTCGGTTTTGGTTAATTTTTGATTGATTATACTTCGTATTAAGTTTACGGCTACCGTGTTATATCTGTTGGTTGGTATAATAATATCTGCAAACTCTTTTGTGGGCTCAATAAATTGTTGGTGCATTGGTTTTAAGGTAGTTTGATACCTGCTGAGTACTTCTTCAAGGTCTCTGCCACGTTCTGCAATATCACGTTTAAGTCTACGTATTAATCGTTCATCACTATCAGCGTGTACAAAAATTTTAATATCAAACAATTCTCTAATATCTGGATGTGTTAATATTAAAATACCTTCTACAATTACTACTTTACGCGGGTGTGTAGTAACGGTTTCTCCTGTTCTATTATGATCTACAAAGCTGTATACCGGTTGCTCAAAAGAGTTTCCTTTTTTTAATTCTTTTAAATGATTAACTAAAAGATCAAAATCAATGGCTTGAGGATGATCAAAATTAATCTTCACACGTTGATCAAATGATAAATGTGTGGTGTCTTTATAGTAAGAATCTTGTGAAATGATACATACTTCATCTACAGGTAATTCTTCAATAATTTGTTGTACTACTGTTGTTTTTC harbors:
- a CDS encoding septum formation initiator family protein, yielding MSNKYMLIVLVFLVWMIFFDTNSWFIHQELDDDIKGLQENAEFYKSEIEKDKAFIEKMKDSDEVERFAREKYYLKKENEDIYIIEHEDSLKNKEDDE
- the udk gene encoding uridine kinase yields the protein MLIIGIAGGTGSGKTTVVQQIIEELPVDEVCIISQDSYYKDTTHLSFDQRVKINFDHPQAIDFDLLVNHLKELKKGNSFEQPVYSFVDHNRTGETVTTHPRKVVIVEGILILTHPDIRELFDIKIFVHADSDERLIRRLKRDIAERGRDLEEVLSRYQTTLKPMHQQFIEPTKEFADIIIPTNRYNTVAVNLIRSIINQKLTKTES